In Zobellia roscoffensis, the following are encoded in one genomic region:
- a CDS encoding glycoside hydrolase family 88 protein, with the protein MRVRLQLILFLSVLIMSCASQKKEVQPFSAEKVLDQNVEKIKEVQQTVNNVDQFPRNIPKGQTNWEMVGVRDWCSGFWPGVLWYAYEQSNDSELKESAMKSTEALKPIAYSSAENHDIGFMLYCSYGNGYRLTGNEEYKKVLLAAADTLATLYNPNVGSILSWPIKKDEYKHNTIVDNMMNLELLFWAAKNGGSQNLYDLSESHAQVTMDYLVREDASMFHLGSFDDETGEFLKGVTHQGYADDSMWARGQTWGIYGFAVAYRETGNKDFLKTSIQLTDHFIERLPEDGIPYWDFDDPKIPESPKDASAAAVAACGMLELSELVEEEAQKEKYFNAAKKLIEILSTDAYLSGDTNQALLLHSTGHHPRNSEIDMPIVYADYYYMEALLRLKKLEASE; encoded by the coding sequence ATGAGAGTAAGGCTACAGTTAATTTTATTTCTTTCGGTTTTAATAATGTCATGTGCTTCCCAAAAAAAGGAAGTACAACCATTTTCTGCGGAAAAGGTTCTTGATCAAAATGTAGAAAAAATAAAGGAAGTTCAACAAACGGTTAATAATGTTGATCAGTTTCCCAGAAACATTCCAAAAGGGCAAACCAATTGGGAAATGGTAGGGGTGCGTGATTGGTGCAGCGGTTTTTGGCCTGGTGTATTATGGTATGCCTACGAGCAATCCAATGATTCGGAACTAAAGGAAAGTGCTATGAAATCTACAGAGGCATTAAAGCCTATAGCTTATAGCTCTGCAGAAAATCATGATATTGGCTTTATGTTATACTGTAGTTATGGAAATGGGTACAGATTAACAGGCAATGAAGAGTATAAAAAGGTTTTGTTAGCTGCCGCCGATACGTTGGCTACGCTATACAATCCTAATGTGGGGAGTATTTTATCTTGGCCTATAAAGAAAGACGAATACAAGCATAATACCATCGTAGATAATATGATGAATTTAGAGTTGCTTTTCTGGGCGGCAAAGAATGGCGGCAGTCAAAATTTGTACGATTTATCAGAAAGTCATGCACAGGTTACTATGGATTATTTGGTTAGAGAAGATGCTTCCATGTTTCATTTGGGTTCTTTTGATGATGAGACCGGCGAATTTTTAAAAGGGGTTACACACCAAGGTTATGCAGATGATTCTATGTGGGCCAGGGGGCAGACATGGGGTATATATGGTTTTGCCGTAGCTTACAGAGAAACCGGGAATAAAGATTTTTTGAAAACTTCAATACAACTTACGGATCACTTTATAGAGCGTTTACCGGAAGACGGTATTCCGTATTGGGATTTTGATGATCCCAAAATTCCAGAATCGCCCAAGGATGCTTCGGCAGCGGCAGTTGCTGCTTGCGGAATGTTAGAGCTTTCAGAATTAGTAGAAGAAGAGGCGCAGAAGGAAAAATATTTTAATGCCGCCAAAAAATTAATAGAAATACTATCAACCGATGCTTATTTAAGCGGAGATACCAATCAGGCACTTCTTTTGCATTCTACAGGTCATCATCCACGTAATTCAGAAATAGACATGCCTATAGTCTATGCGGATTATTACTATATGGAAGCTTTATTGAGATTAAAGAAACTTGAAGCGTCGGAATAG
- a CDS encoding alpha/beta hydrolase, whose amino-acid sequence MKNFKIKILPVLMLLVVSIVSSQNENTTTALTPDEIIYKIIDGDTLKMQFVYPEKVKEKKAYPAIVFFFGGGWNGGTTKQFEDQAKYFASRGMIGVLVDYRVKSRHQTTPFEAVSDAKSAMRFVRGNADKFQIDPNKIVASGGSAGGHLAAAAATLDGLDESTDDLSVSAKPNVLVLYNPVIDNGPDGFEYKRMNGRHMEISPMHNIKKGTSPTIIFLGTKDALIPVATMEKYKAEMEKTGNRCEVFLYQNQTHGFFNRDRSDGEFYRKTTHEADIFLASLGYIKGKPTI is encoded by the coding sequence ATGAAGAATTTTAAGATTAAAATATTGCCTGTTTTGATGCTATTGGTTGTGAGTATAGTTAGTAGTCAAAATGAAAATACTACTACTGCATTGACTCCTGATGAAATCATATATAAAATTATTGATGGCGATACTTTAAAAATGCAATTTGTATACCCGGAAAAAGTGAAGGAGAAGAAAGCTTACCCCGCTATAGTTTTCTTTTTTGGTGGAGGGTGGAACGGTGGCACTACAAAACAATTTGAAGATCAGGCAAAATATTTTGCATCAAGGGGTATGATTGGTGTTTTGGTAGATTACCGGGTTAAATCTAGACATCAAACAACACCTTTTGAAGCGGTAAGCGATGCAAAATCTGCCATGAGGTTTGTAAGGGGTAATGCAGATAAATTTCAAATTGACCCTAATAAAATTGTAGCTTCAGGAGGTTCTGCTGGCGGACATTTGGCTGCTGCAGCTGCAACATTGGACGGTTTGGATGAATCTACAGACGACCTTTCTGTAAGTGCAAAACCTAATGTCTTGGTGCTTTACAATCCAGTAATTGACAATGGTCCTGATGGTTTCGAATATAAGAGAATGAACGGCCGTCATATGGAAATCTCCCCAATGCATAATATAAAAAAGGGCACCTCACCAACTATAATTTTTCTAGGAACTAAAGACGCGTTGATACCTGTAGCGACCATGGAAAAGTATAAAGCTGAAATGGAAAAGACAGGAAATAGATGTGAAGTTTTTCTTTATCAAAATCAAACTCACGGTTTTTTTAATAGGGATAGAAGCGACGGAGAGTTTTATAGAAAAACCACACATGAGGCTGATATATTTTTGGCGTCTTTGGGGTATATAAAAGGGAAGCCGACTATCTAA
- a CDS encoding heparinase II/III domain-containing protein produces the protein MRFKWIFFASYTFYQKQSLLLLLLLVQAFIGLSQAIQHPRIYVTDQEKEVFVKSIENVEWKKELVSKKKERLEKYITYWENDPEWLVSRLQMNWNTKHTKVFLKGGEFSHSEGKAPVATVRYSGTRDWATDYVRPKLEDVQPYSDDPRGLYLKHKQTRKMEWVHPSKSGFAIDKINEQIMELVSDAAFLYWFTGEQKYADFAAPVFFTYMEGMYYRDAPIDLEKSAQDNISGLATFEVIHEGIVVSLVTTYDFLFNYFKANNKKLDTSVAVFQKWGDQIINKGIPDNNWNLFQARFLTYIGLVLEENENYKNGKGQEYFLNHTFNISTDRQIAIKESLLVYDQENAMWPECASYSVHVITTFLRIFTLLDHATNANEFANYPMVEKAALASFQYLFPSGYMVGFGDSHHKMLPPENFELLVSNYKKYGQKDKEKLISGLLSQMVNDGSYDRKAKDFFELFFYTDNLIDSTSAEDINTDDLISPTFYAPNVSMINQRMGEAENAVMASTVGSFGNHAHANGISLELYANNYVLGTDMGRGSSYWHPDHTEFYSRFPAHNTVVVDGKSDYAAMRTYFPFALENVFPKSGERPSFDKVTFSKVSFVEPKTVSDQQRFTAIIKSSSSKPYVLDVFRSKKQKEGKQKHEYIYHNVGQSLDIFDAKNNLLSTVSTDDLSSQKGDLKGYDYFTDKSKVVNSGDIQAVFTLKSSEKADNFMKLWVKGNEDQTIYKVNSPKSNALTEGTAPKEILEKPVPTLILKREEAAWENPFAVIFNPFMEGKANPIANVSFSSLKEYPNTQIIDVSLSDKVTLDRTVLNASESDIAAKEGFYQKGLLSILRLTNNAADIKFMFLSGMEKFESHGWDIVSSGKPFSFSLEKTTNGYAVSNDNPVTINMPLPKEGSQSEIQFYEDGKLIASRKGTTNRNNPNQVVFKLSKGYDKVLITY, from the coding sequence ATGAGGTTTAAGTGGATATTTTTTGCGAGTTATACTTTTTACCAAAAACAAAGCCTGTTATTATTGCTTTTACTGGTGCAGGCCTTCATTGGCTTAAGCCAAGCCATTCAACACCCAAGAATTTACGTCACTGACCAAGAAAAGGAAGTTTTTGTAAAGTCGATAGAAAATGTTGAATGGAAAAAGGAACTTGTTAGTAAAAAGAAGGAGCGTTTAGAAAAGTATATTACCTATTGGGAAAATGACCCAGAATGGTTGGTCTCCAGACTTCAAATGAATTGGAACACCAAACACACTAAGGTTTTTCTAAAGGGAGGGGAGTTTTCGCATTCAGAAGGAAAAGCTCCTGTGGCTACGGTTAGGTATTCAGGTACAAGAGATTGGGCAACGGATTATGTGCGTCCCAAGTTAGAGGATGTACAACCTTATTCTGATGATCCTCGCGGCTTATATTTAAAGCATAAACAAACAAGGAAAATGGAATGGGTACATCCTTCCAAATCAGGTTTTGCAATTGATAAGATCAATGAGCAGATCATGGAATTGGTTTCAGATGCTGCTTTTTTGTATTGGTTTACTGGTGAACAAAAGTATGCAGATTTTGCTGCCCCCGTTTTCTTTACCTATATGGAGGGAATGTATTATAGGGATGCTCCTATAGATTTGGAAAAATCGGCACAAGACAATATTTCTGGCCTCGCCACCTTTGAAGTTATTCACGAAGGCATTGTAGTTTCGTTGGTTACTACCTACGATTTTCTCTTTAATTATTTTAAGGCGAATAATAAGAAACTAGACACTTCGGTAGCCGTATTTCAGAAATGGGGAGACCAAATAATCAATAAGGGAATTCCTGATAATAACTGGAACTTATTCCAAGCTAGATTTCTTACCTATATAGGTCTCGTTCTTGAGGAAAATGAAAATTACAAAAATGGAAAAGGGCAAGAATATTTCTTGAATCACACATTCAATATTTCTACGGATAGACAAATTGCTATTAAAGAGAGTTTACTGGTTTATGACCAAGAAAATGCCATGTGGCCAGAGTGCGCCTCATATTCCGTACATGTAATTACTACCTTTTTACGAATCTTCACTTTATTGGATCATGCTACAAATGCCAATGAGTTTGCTAATTATCCTATGGTAGAAAAGGCAGCTTTGGCTTCTTTTCAGTATTTGTTTCCAAGTGGTTATATGGTTGGTTTTGGAGATTCTCATCATAAAATGTTACCTCCAGAAAATTTTGAGCTTTTAGTTTCAAACTATAAAAAGTACGGTCAAAAAGACAAGGAGAAATTGATATCAGGGCTTTTGTCCCAAATGGTAAATGATGGTTCTTACGACCGAAAAGCAAAAGATTTCTTTGAGTTGTTTTTCTATACAGATAATTTGATTGATAGCACTTCTGCGGAAGATATAAATACGGACGACCTCATATCCCCAACTTTTTATGCGCCTAATGTGAGTATGATTAACCAACGAATGGGAGAAGCTGAAAATGCAGTAATGGCATCCACAGTGGGTTCTTTTGGCAATCATGCCCATGCCAATGGTATTTCATTAGAACTATATGCAAACAATTATGTGTTAGGTACAGATATGGGTCGTGGTTCTAGTTACTGGCACCCAGACCATACGGAGTTTTATTCACGGTTTCCAGCACATAATACGGTAGTCGTAGACGGTAAATCGGATTATGCGGCAATGCGGACTTATTTTCCTTTTGCGCTCGAAAATGTATTTCCAAAATCTGGTGAAAGACCTTCTTTTGATAAAGTAACCTTTTCTAAAGTATCTTTTGTAGAACCAAAGACCGTTTCGGATCAGCAGCGTTTTACCGCTATTATTAAGTCCAGTTCATCAAAACCTTATGTATTGGATGTATTTCGTTCTAAAAAACAAAAAGAAGGGAAGCAGAAGCACGAATATATCTATCATAACGTAGGGCAATCATTAGACATTTTTGATGCAAAAAATAATCTTTTAAGTACGGTTTCAACCGATGATTTATCTTCTCAAAAGGGAGATTTAAAAGGCTATGATTATTTTACGGATAAAAGCAAAGTGGTCAATTCTGGTGATATTCAGGCTGTTTTTACGTTAAAAAGCAGTGAAAAGGCCGATAATTTCATGAAATTATGGGTAAAAGGAAACGAAGACCAAACTATATATAAAGTCAATTCACCAAAATCTAATGCCCTTACTGAAGGTACTGCTCCCAAAGAAATTCTTGAAAAACCCGTACCTACATTAATTTTAAAAAGAGAGGAAGCAGCTTGGGAAAATCCGTTTGCGGTAATATTTAATCCTTTTATGGAAGGGAAAGCTAATCCCATAGCAAATGTGTCTTTTTCATCTTTAAAGGAGTATCCTAACACACAGATTATTGATGTTTCGCTAAGTGATAAAGTCACTTTAGATCGGACAGTTTTAAATGCCTCGGAAAGTGATATTGCAGCTAAAGAAGGTTTCTATCAAAAAGGACTACTATCTATATTACGGTTGACTAATAATGCGGCCGATATAAAATTCATGTTTTTATCGGG